From Hydra vulgaris chromosome 15, alternate assembly HydraT2T_AEP, one genomic window encodes:
- the LOC136091792 gene encoding uncharacterized protein LOC136091792, which translates to MNKYRKEICPRKVSGMQTIRAVATQPAIIDNWFEQLVVAYNEHNLGDKPFQIFNCDESGLQFDQGKVKIICRKGTKIPKKLTPSNEKQMTTILTCCDAFGNYLPHQIIYKGKHVMKDCCKGGAQNVYYNSSSSGWMESEHFLSWFKTVFLPHANKLSGFKVLILDGHASHMSLELKKKALENSILLWRLPAKNHFQSLTNRYFPAMFKNLIQNGGFKPENARGGFKNTGIFPLDRSQISSKKTSFGAVFQAVENNNIENLFDSSTVSSPLVMGNATNTPNTPSRMSNREFLLKSFATLNNAVQQVGKDINKSVLNMLRDQLTPTLNKRVQKSERMKRPANYNMTSADAIAYDEAEQVSKKQKLDEQAAKKFTREQKKISTATQKAKNAQKREEKKKLRQSQSSKIPGKKV; encoded by the coding sequence ATGAATAAATATCGTAAAGAAATTTGCCCAAGAAAAGTAAGCGGTATGCAAACTATTAGAGCTGTGGCCACACAACCAGCTATAATTGACAATTGGTTTGAGCAATTAGTAGTAGCATATAATGAACATAATTTAGGCGATAAGccgtttcaaatatttaactgtGATGAGTCTGGTTTGCAATTTGATCAAGGCAAAGTCaaaattatttgtagaaaaggaACAAAAATCCCTAAAAAGCTAACACCATCGAATGAAAAGCAAATGACGACAATCTTGACTTGTTGTGACGCATTCGGTAATTATTTACctcatcaaataatttataaaggcAAACATGTTATGAAAGACTGTTGCAAAGGCGGTGCCCagaatgtttattataacagtAGTAGTTCAGGCTGGATGGAATCCGAACATTTTTTGTCCTggtttaaaacagtttttttgccTCACGCAAACAAACTTTCAGGATTTAAAGTTCTAATACTTGATGGCCATGCTTCACATATGAGCttagagttgaaaaaaaaagctttagaaaattCTATTTTACTTTGGCGTTTGCCGGCTAAAAATCACTTTCAAAGCCTGACTAATCGATATTTTCCGGCCATGTTTAAGAATCTCATCCAAAATGGTGGGTTTAAACCTGAAAACGCACGGGGTGGTTTCAAAAATACTGGTATATTTCCACTCGATCGTTCGcaaatttcttctaaaaaaacttcCTTTGGTGCTGTGTTTCAAGCTGTcgaaaacaacaatattgaaaatttatttgattcttCAACAGTATCTAGTCCATTAGTTATGGGAAATGCTACCAATACACCTAACACACCGTCAAGAATGTCAAATCGtgaatttttgcttaaaagctTTGCTACTTTGAATAATGCTGTTCAACAAGTGGgcaaagatataaacaaatcagTGTTAAATATGCTTCGAGATCAATTGACACCAACTCTAAATAAAAGAGTTCAAAAAAGTGAGAGAATGAAGCGACCAGCTAATTATAATATGACTTCCGCGGATGCCATAGCTTACGATGAAGCTGAAcaagtatcaaaaaaacaaaaattagatgaaCAAGCTGCAAAGAAATTTACTagagaacaaaaaaagatttccacTGCTACTCAAAAAGCGAAAAATGCAcagaaaagagaagaaaaaaaaaagttgagacaAAGCCAGTCGTCTAAAATACCAGGTAAAAAGGTATAA